The Chelonoidis abingdonii isolate Lonesome George chromosome 9, CheloAbing_2.0, whole genome shotgun sequence genome has a segment encoding these proteins:
- the CTXND1 gene encoding cortexin domain-containing 1 protein yields the protein MSREISPTTHSVYDDGSSKHKPGQREMQTMEAPTPEPVYVDVDKGLTLACFVVLCLLLIVMIIRCAKVIMDPYSAIPTSTWEEQHLDD from the exons ATGTCAAGGGAAATCTCTCCCACCACTCATTCT GTGTACGATGATGGTAGCAGTAAGCACAAACCCGGACAAAGAGAGATGCAAACAATGGAGGCCCCCACACCAGAACCTGTGTACGTTGATGTGGACAAAGGACTAACATTAGCATGTTTCGTCGTCCTTTGCCTTCTCTTGATCGTGATGATTATTCGCTGTGCAAAAGTCATCATGGACCCTTACAGTGCCATCCCAACTTCCACATGGGAGGAACAGCACCTGGATGACTGA